One window of the Bernardetia sp. genome contains the following:
- the ligA gene encoding NAD-dependent DNA ligase LigA: protein MNLSATEEKINQLAEKIHHYNTQYYQHSISEVSDFEFDKLLEELIKLEEEYPQFKRPDSPTLRVGGDISEGFETVTHRYPMLSLSNTYNEEELLEFDERIRKTVDNPVYVCELKFDGVAISLRYENGIFTQGITRGDGTQGDDVTANVRTIRDIPLKLKGKNIPNDFEMRGEVYLSKTQFEILNQEIVTKAKEKGVEEEKLPDLLLKNPRNAASGAIKMKDSAEMAKRKLSCFIYDAYGTPFDSHTSILENLEKWGFVVSDFYRKANGISEVLEFIKEWEQKRLELPYETDGVVIKINDLDKREELGFTSKSPRWAIAYKYKAEEAQSKLESVVYQVGRTGAVTPVANLSPVQLSGTTVRRATLHNEGEIKRLDLHEGDTVFVEKSGEIIPKVTRVVLELREENAKPIVFPSACPECQTELSREEGEAAYYCPNENGCPPQILAKIQHFIHRKAMDIDGIGGKTVELFLKENIIKDVTDLYNLDREKILNLEGFKEKSVDNIFKGVEKSKNQPFKSVLFALGIRHVGASIAEILAEEFYSIDNLMKAKEEDIANVFGIGQRIAESIKLYFSQEKNVEIIEKLKAAGLKFEQAEKKKVVVDGLFSGKSFVVSGTFQNFEREELKEKIKELGGKISSSVSKKLDYLLAGDKAGSSKLEKAEKAGVTVLSEEGFLKMLE, encoded by the coding sequence ATGAATCTTTCTGCCACAGAAGAAAAAATAAATCAGTTAGCCGAAAAAATCCATCATTACAACACTCAATATTATCAACATTCAATTTCAGAAGTTTCAGATTTTGAGTTTGATAAACTCTTAGAAGAACTTATAAAATTAGAAGAAGAATATCCACAGTTTAAGCGTCCAGATTCGCCTACGCTACGTGTGGGGGGAGATATTTCAGAAGGTTTTGAGACGGTAACTCATCGTTATCCAATGCTTTCGCTTTCCAATACGTATAATGAAGAAGAACTATTAGAATTTGATGAGCGAATCAGAAAAACGGTAGATAACCCTGTCTATGTTTGTGAGCTTAAATTTGATGGTGTGGCTATTTCTCTGCGCTACGAAAATGGCATTTTTACACAGGGAATCACTCGTGGTGATGGAACGCAGGGAGATGATGTAACGGCTAACGTCAGAACGATTCGTGATATTCCTCTCAAATTAAAAGGAAAAAATATTCCCAATGACTTTGAAATGCGTGGAGAAGTTTATCTAAGTAAAACACAATTTGAAATATTAAATCAAGAGATTGTAACAAAAGCTAAAGAAAAAGGAGTAGAAGAAGAAAAACTTCCAGATTTACTTCTCAAAAACCCAAGAAATGCAGCCTCTGGAGCTATTAAAATGAAGGATTCGGCAGAGATGGCAAAACGAAAACTCTCCTGCTTCATCTATGATGCCTACGGAACGCCTTTTGATTCTCACACGTCTATTTTAGAGAACCTAGAGAAGTGGGGATTTGTGGTTTCAGATTTTTATAGAAAAGCTAATGGAATTAGTGAGGTTTTAGAATTTATAAAAGAGTGGGAACAAAAAAGGTTAGAACTTCCTTACGAAACCGATGGCGTAGTTATCAAAATCAATGATTTAGACAAAAGAGAAGAACTTGGTTTTACGTCTAAAAGTCCTCGTTGGGCAATCGCCTACAAATACAAGGCAGAGGAGGCACAGTCAAAGTTAGAGAGTGTTGTTTATCAAGTCGGACGTACAGGAGCAGTTACGCCAGTGGCTAATCTTTCCCCAGTCCAGCTCTCTGGAACAACTGTCAGGCGTGCTACGCTACACAACGAAGGCGAAATAAAAAGGCTAGATTTACACGAGGGAGATACAGTTTTTGTAGAAAAGAGTGGAGAGATTATTCCGAAAGTAACACGAGTGGTTTTAGAGTTGAGAGAAGAAAATGCAAAGCCTATTGTTTTTCCAAGTGCTTGTCCAGAGTGTCAGACGGAATTGAGCAGAGAAGAAGGAGAAGCAGCCTATTACTGTCCGAATGAAAACGGCTGTCCACCACAAATTTTAGCTAAAATTCAACATTTCATTCATCGAAAAGCAATGGACATTGATGGAATTGGTGGAAAGACTGTTGAGTTATTCTTAAAAGAAAATATAATCAAAGATGTAACTGATTTATATAATTTAGACAGAGAAAAAATATTAAATTTAGAAGGTTTTAAAGAAAAATCAGTAGATAATATTTTCAAAGGTGTTGAGAAGTCAAAGAATCAACCATTTAAAAGTGTTTTGTTTGCGTTAGGGATTAGGCACGTAGGCGCAAGTATTGCCGAGATTTTGGCAGAAGAGTTCTATTCTATTGATAATCTTATGAAAGCCAAAGAAGAAGATATTGCAAATGTCTTTGGAATTGGGCAGCGAATAGCAGAGAGTATAAAATTATACTTTAGTCAAGAGAAAAATGTAGAAATTATTGAAAAACTCAAAGCTGCTGGACTTAAATTTGAACAAGCAGAAAAGAAAAAAGTAGTTGTAGATGGGCTTTTTAGTGGAAAGAGTTTTGTTGTTTCGGGTACTTTCCAAAACTTTGAGCGAGAAGAACTAAAAGAAAAAATTAAAGAATTGGGTGGAAAAATATCTAGTTCAGTTTCTAAAAAGTTAGATTATCTATTGGCTGGTGATAAAGCTGGAAGTTCGAAGCTAGAAAAAGCTGAAAAAGCTGGCGTAACAGTGCTTAGTGAAGAAGGGTTTTTGAAAATGCTTGAATAA
- a CDS encoding SPOR domain-containing protein, whose protein sequence is MLEKYIKQLLNENDEVVVPKLGTFVAGYAGSEISGVRVAPPSKKIHFYEKLKSDKNELLRKRVTEAEGISIADFQEELEKMTTKVEDELRNSGSSHISHLGVIRKKPDGSLEFEQDEDTILDDAFGLPSLERKPLDKRESKQEEKKDEPVFDRDLQKEKTSEETEKDAALYATLGDRLVKDPVEEKKKQEDILKAASQVENPPAKKEEVPPVIEVEEEEEEEERSPIVLWLVAIPILFAFVFLLYIVTNPDAKASLKALLGQKPVTTVVTDDTNTDPVTEVDDNTDATADNTDSDIGTNSTDENTETTNNQTNDNTSTNTTNDGTDPSTQYTGNSETQPEDIINDPKNRFYIVIGSFAQIENARQLRADLQSSGVDNAKIVMYPKRGMYRVTVGDQATEREAYNQRNSLGNTYPDMWVLNY, encoded by the coding sequence ATGCTTGAAAAATATATCAAACAATTATTAAATGAAAACGATGAAGTCGTTGTTCCCAAACTCGGTACGTTCGTAGCAGGTTATGCAGGGTCTGAAATTTCTGGTGTTCGTGTAGCTCCACCTAGCAAAAAAATTCACTTTTATGAAAAGCTAAAGAGTGATAAGAACGAGCTTCTTCGTAAGCGTGTAACTGAGGCTGAAGGAATAAGCATCGCCGATTTTCAAGAAGAGTTAGAAAAAATGACAACAAAAGTAGAGGACGAACTCCGAAACTCGGGTAGTTCTCATATCAGTCATTTGGGAGTAATACGAAAAAAACCAGATGGTTCTTTAGAGTTTGAACAAGACGAAGATACTATTTTAGATGATGCTTTTGGTTTGCCTTCTCTTGAGCGAAAACCACTAGATAAAAGAGAGAGCAAGCAAGAAGAAAAGAAGGATGAACCTGTTTTTGATAGAGACCTTCAAAAAGAAAAAACTAGCGAAGAGACAGAAAAAGACGCAGCACTTTATGCTACTTTGGGAGACCGACTTGTAAAAGACCCAGTAGAAGAGAAAAAGAAACAAGAAGATATTTTGAAGGCAGCTTCGCAGGTTGAAAACCCTCCTGCAAAAAAGGAAGAAGTGCCTCCTGTTATTGAGGTAGAAGAAGAGGAGGAAGAGGAAGAACGCTCTCCTATCGTACTTTGGTTGGTGGCGATTCCAATTCTTTTTGCTTTTGTCTTTCTACTCTATATCGTTACAAATCCTGATGCTAAGGCGAGTTTGAAAGCTCTCTTAGGACAAAAACCAGTAACTACTGTGGTTACCGATGATACAAATACTGACCCTGTAACAGAAGTTGATGATAATACAGATGCAACAGCAGACAATACAGATTCAGATATTGGAACTAATAGTACAGACGAAAATACAGAGACTACAAACAACCAGACAAACGACAACACAAGTACCAATACTACAAATGACGGTACAGACCCATCTACACAATACACAGGAAATTCAGAAACTCAGCCAGAGGATATAATTAATGATCCTAAAAATCGTTTTTATATTGTGATTGGTAGTTTTGCTCAAATAGAAAATGCTCGTCAGCTTCGTGCAGACTTACAAAGCAGTGGTGTAGATAATGCCAAAATTGTAATGTATCCGAAACGTGGAATGTACAGAGTTACGGTAGGCGACCAAGCGACAGAGCGAGAAGCCTACAATCAGAGAAATTCATTAGGAAACACCTATCCAGATATGTGGGTTCTAAACTATTAA
- a CDS encoding MotA/TolQ/ExbB proton channel family protein: MNIPFILLQNTTDITSPDSVNYFEVFMTGGIVSYVLVGLSIVLFYFFLERLWVFFKLTRENPKDLLDRIKQLLISRGMESAQDALRKSSSSYSVIIRESLDIMTYINSDQLKERIDEVAQRELTKLERHIGYISLIAGAAPMLGFLGTVTGMITAFSELANQEGATSAKVLASGIYQAMGTTMGGLIVGLFAYIMYNYLITKIHKITGRMNVLIHDFMLMMQQRS, encoded by the coding sequence GTGAATATTCCCTTTATTTTACTTCAAAATACTACTGATATTACCTCCCCTGACAGTGTAAATTACTTCGAAGTATTTATGACTGGTGGAATAGTAAGCTATGTTCTTGTAGGACTTTCTATCGTACTATTCTATTTCTTTTTAGAAAGACTATGGGTTTTTTTCAAACTGACTAGAGAAAATCCGAAAGATTTACTAGACCGTATAAAGCAACTTCTTATCAGTAGGGGAATGGAGAGCGCACAAGATGCCTTAAGAAAATCATCATCGTCTTATTCTGTTATCATAAGAGAAAGTCTGGATATTATGACTTACATAAATTCTGACCAACTCAAAGAGCGTATCGATGAAGTAGCACAAAGAGAGCTTACCAAATTAGAAAGACATATAGGTTATATTTCCCTAATTGCAGGAGCTGCGCCCATGTTGGGATTTTTAGGAACTGTTACAGGAATGATTACGGCTTTTTCAGAGCTTGCCAATCAAGAGGGAGCAACGAGTGCAAAAGTGTTGGCTTCAGGAATTTATCAAGCTATGGGAACGACTATGGGAGGGCTTATAGTAGGGCTTTTTGCTTATATTATGTACAACTATCTTATTACCAAAATTCATAAAATTACAGGCAGAATGAACGTATTGATTCACGACTTTATGCTCATGATGCAACAGAGAAGCTAA
- a CDS encoding ExbD/TolR family protein, which produces MPKSQLKFDPSFNMSSMTDIVFLLLIFFMLTSNFVTPSAVDVNLPSSQLGGATMPKLNITIKDDKFYYGSKEVTLQQLEDDLRASREQSTDKEIVLHVDKITPIQQIIQVMDVGGKIGLKVQLAVKKD; this is translated from the coding sequence ATGCCAAAGTCTCAACTCAAATTTGACCCTTCTTTTAATATGTCCTCTATGACGGACATTGTATTTTTGTTGCTTATATTTTTTATGCTGACTTCTAATTTTGTTACGCCTTCAGCAGTAGATGTTAATTTACCGTCTAGTCAGCTTGGTGGAGCAACTATGCCAAAATTGAATATTACAATAAAAGATGATAAGTTCTATTATGGAAGCAAAGAGGTAACATTGCAGCAGTTAGAAGACGATTTGAGAGCCTCTCGTGAGCAAAGTACAGATAAAGAAATCGTATTACACGTTGATAAAATAACTCCTATCCAACAGATTATTCAAGTAATGGATGTTGGAGGAAAAATAGGTCTAAAAGTACAACTGGCTGTCAAAAAAGATTAG